In Leucoraja erinacea ecotype New England unplaced genomic scaffold, Leri_hhj_1 Leri_399S, whole genome shotgun sequence, a genomic segment contains:
- the LOC129693715 gene encoding zinc finger protein 239-like gives MRAGRMDHDGTRPQAAPTANHCHQAPGTQGLGAIVGDGASMEDHMTGHNKEECYECISERPYTCAQCGKGFSCSTSLLKHQHAHTGERPYTCMQCGKGFTNSTYLLQHQRMHSGEMPFTCSDCGKSFKRAYDLKRHRRVHTGEKPYDCSTCGMSFSRLSGLQQHQQVHSSERPFTCSNCDKGFKSPRDLKAHKFLHNRERLYSCSDCGKGFTQSHSLLVHQRNHTGERPYTCAQCGKGFTRSTYLLVHQRTHTGERPFTCAQCGKGFASSSRLLSHQRVHAGDRHFPTPVCGERFTMASHAVSPAHAHQWPALRLPVLQ, from the exons ATGAGGGCGGGGCGAATGGACCACGACGGGACAAGACCACAGGCGGCACCGACCGCCAATCACTGTCATCAAGCGCCGGGAACTCAG ggtttaggagccattGTTGGGGAcggagcttcgatggaggaccacatgacggggcacaacaaggaggaGTGTTATGAGTGCAtcagcgagcgcccctacacctgcgcccagtgcggcaagggcttcagctGCTCCACCAGCCTGCTGAAACACCAGCAcgcccacaccggcgagcgcccctacacctgcatgcagtgtggcaagggtttcacaaACTCCACCTATCTGCTGCAGCACCAGCGGATGCATTCCGGCGAGATGCCCTttacctgctccgactgcggaaaGAGCTTCAAGAGGGCGTATGACCTGAAGCGCCACCgacgggtgcacacgggcgagaagccctatgactGCTCCACCTGCGGGATGAGCTTTTCCCGGTTGTCGGGgctgcagcagcaccagcaggtgcacagtagtgagcggcccttcacctgctccaactgcgacaaaggcttcaagtcgccgCGGGACCTGAAGGCGCACAAGTTCCTGCACAATAGAGAGCGGCTCTACagctgcagcgactgcggcaagggcttcacccagtcccacAGCCTGCTGGTACACCAGCGCaaccacaccggcgagcgcccctacacctgcgcccagtgtggcaagggcttcacccgttcCACctacctgctggtgcaccagcgcacccacaccggcgagcgtcccttcacctgcgcccagtgcggcaagggcttcgccAGCTCTTccaggctgctgtcccaccagcgggtgcacgctgGCGACCGTCACTTCCCCAccccggtgtgtggagagcgctttaCCATGGCCTCCCACGCTGTCTCACCAGCCCATGCACACCAatggccagccctacgactgcccgtactgcagTGA